The region AAGAACGAAATGTCGGCTGATATCTGCAGGTAGCAATTAGCACACAGCAAGCAAGTACCACACCGCCATGAGATACATAGAACTGCACATAGCGAAACTGGGCATACGCATAACCGCCAAGGTCTGGGGTAATCATCGCTTGAACAGAGCTGCTGATTCCTGCGAAGTACACAAAATAAAAAAGAAACCTGCTTTTGGTTATCAGCATAACAGCAGCCAGCAGCACGACTATATCACTTAGCTGAAGAGGCAAAGAAGTTTTAGCAGACCACTGATGGCAGTCGATTTCCCAAGCCTGGTAGGCCACTTCTGAAGCTATTAGAACGAATGAAAGCAAACCGAACACACACATCTTCCTTCTCAGCTGCTTTCGACACCAAAAAATACATGCTCCTATGACAACGATGATGGCTAAAGTTACAAGATGTTCAACTGAAAAAAGCTGAAAGGAATGTTGTACAGGATGACACGTAAAAAACCTATTCATACCGGCGCCTCCCTTCCATCAGAAAACAAATTCGGTACCTTTAGCTTGTTCATAAGACCTTATTTTCATTAATGCGCAGTTTTCTCACAATAAAAAAGCAATTACACAGCAGCTGGTGCCTGTAATTGCTTTTTTTTCATTTTTATTCTTTAATTAATCCTTTTTTCACTAAGAATTGATGAGCGACTTCTTCAGCCGTTTTCCCTTTCGCATTTACTTGATAGTTCATTTCACGCATTTCGTCGTCACTGATTTTACCGCCCAGTTGATTTAAGATTTTTTTCAGTTCAGGGTGCTCTTTTAGCGTATCTTCACGAAGCACAGGCGCTCCTTGATACGGAGGGAAGAACTGCTGGTCGTCTTTTAAGACTTTTAAACCAAACTGTTTGATTTCAGGATCCGTTGCGTAAGCATCAAGCATGTTAATATCGCCTTTTTCTACAGCGCGATAGCGAAGCTTGGGCTCCATCGTTTTAATATTCGGGAAGGTAAGGCCATATTCTTTCTGAATGCCTACATAGCCGTCTTCACGATCTTTAAACTCAAGCGTCAACCCTGCTTTTACTTTATCTCTTGCATTTGCCAAATCCGAAATAGTCGTTAGATTATTTTCTTTTGCAAATTCTTTTGTTACTGTCAATGTGTACGTATTATTAAACTTCATTGGATCTAAATAGACAAGGCCGAATTTCTTTTGAAATCCTTCTTTTGCTTGATTGTACACCTGTGTTTCATCTTTGCTGTCCGGCTGTTCCTTTAGATGCGTCACAATGGCTGTACCCGTATACTCAGGGTACAAATCAATCTCCTTGTTACGCAGAGCCTCAAATACAAATACCGTTTTTCCAAGTGACGAACGCAGATTTACTTTCATATCGGTTTGATCTTCAATTAATTCTTTGTACATATTAATTAAAATATCTTGTTCTGCGCCAATTTTCCCTCCGATAACAAGGTCTGGTTTTGTTGCGCTCATCGCAGCAAACGGAGAAACAAGAATGAGTATTAATACGATAATCATAATGAACGAGCGTTTTTTAGATCCTTTTTTAGCCGAGTGTTCAATCGTTCGCAGAATTCCATCGAAAATAAGCGCTAATAATGCTGCTGGAATGGCTCCTAATAAAATCAAACTATTATCACTTCGGTCAATACCAAGCAAAATTAAGCTTCCCAGTCCGCCTGCTCCGATAAGAGCCACGATTGTCGCTGTACCAATAATCAGTACCATCGCTGTGCGAATTCCAGCCATAATGACAGGAAGTGCAAGAGGAAGTTCTACTTTAATTAATCGTCTCCACGAGTTCATCCCCATCGCTTTGGATGCTTCAATTAAAGATGGGTCCACTTCTTTAATTCCGGTATATGTATTTCGTACAATAGGAAGAAGCGAATATAAAAACAGTGCAATAACCGCGGGAAAAGTTCCAATTCCGACAAGAGGAATTAGTAATCCTAATAAAGCGAGTGAAGGAATGGTTTGCAGTACGGCTGTTACCCCAATGATAGGTTCAGCAATGCGGTCATGCCTCGTTAAGTACAGCCCGAGCGGCACTGAAATTAACACGGCGATAACAAGAGCCAGTACTGAAATTTGGATGTGTTCTAGAAGAGCTTGAAACAGTGTGTCTCCCCGTTGATCTAATAATGTGCTCAGTGTATTCATTACAGCGTTCCTCCTTCTTTCATTTTATCAGAAAGAAACGCTAATAGAGTTTTGCGCGTTACAACGCCAATGCGCTTGCTCCCTTTTTTCACGGCTACTGCTTCATGGTCGTAAAGGGCGTCCATTGCTTGCTGAACAGTGGCGGTTGAAGCTAACTCTTCAGTTGCTTCTACGTCTGGTTGTTCACTTTTTTTTACAAACATATCCAATGTCTCAAATAAAGCATTGCCTTGATTTCCAATAAACGTTTTTACAAATTCATTTTTAGGCTTTTGAATGAATTCTTCCGGCGTTCCAACTTGGACAATTTCTCCATCTTTCATCAGGCAAATACGATCTCCAAGCGTCATCGCTTCGCTCATATCATGCGTAACAAACACAAATGTTTTTTTGATTTTTTCTTTTAAGCTAATAACATCTTGCTGAAGCTGTTCGCGGCTTAACGGATCGAGGGCACTAAAGGGTTCGTCCATTAAAATAACGGGAGGATCAGCTGCGAGGGCACGTGCTACACCGACACGTTGCTGCTGGCCACCTGAGAGCTCAGACGGCTTTCGGTTTCGATACTGCTTTGGGTCTAGTCCTACCAAGGTAAGCAGTTCATCAATGCGCTTTTTGATTTTATTTTTCTTCCAATGCTTCATCTCGGGTACAATGGCTATATTTTCGGCAATGGTCATATGAGGAAAAAGAGCAATCTGCTGCAAGACATAACCAATGTTCCAGCGTAACTCATGTATGTTGTGGTCCGATACGAGCTTATCTTTTATGTATAGTTCTCCTTCGGTAATATCATGAAGACGGTTAATCATTTTTAAGGTGGTTGTTTTCCCACACCCACTCGGACCAATTAAAACGAAAAACTCCCCTTCTTTAATTTCTAGATTAATATTTTTCACGGCAGTTGTACCGTCTGGGTATTGCTTTGACACATTCTTAAACGTAATCAAATTATCGTTCACACTCCCTGTTGAAATTTAACCCCTAGTTTCGTGTACCCAATACTTAGAAGCAATAAACATTCTTTTAAGAATATTTTTAAATATGATTCATAAGACTTAGTGGAAAAGATACACATGTTTTCTAACAGCTTCCTAATAAAGCTATCAAACTGTTAAAGTTTTCACAAGGTGAGGAAGAATAATTTTAAAGCCAACAAAAATAAAAAAACCTCCTTTCAACAAGAAAGAAGGTTTTTTAGTATGCTAGCGACAGGGATCGAACCTGCGACCTCTTGCTTACCATGCAAGTGCTCTACCTACTGAGCTACACCAGCGTCTTGGAAAATTATATCACGTTTAAATTCATTTAGGAAGCGCTTTTTTAAATTTTTTTATTGGTATATTCTCTAATTTGCGTCTTCTGAAATTCGCACTTTCTACAAAGTTCCATATTTTATGTTAGAACTCCTTACATAAATTGTGTGAATTTTCTTTTTCTATATTACCCTTAGTAAAAGAGCTTACAAAAGAAGGGAAGAAAATAGATGGAACAACAACCAACCATGACCAAATCAAAAACGGCAACTCCCTACCCAAGAGACTGCACGTTCAGCCTAGAAGATTGGACGACGCTCGCCAAGTATTGGTACCCCGTCGCACGCTGTAGTGATGTAACAGAGAAACCAACGTCCGTAAAGTTACTAGATGTAAATCTAGTTCTATACCGCACCACAAACAAGGTTGTAGCGGCTCGTGATTTATGCGTTCACCGAGGTACACCGCTTAGCATGGGCTGGGTGGAAGATGATGAGATTATCTGTCCTTACCACGGCTTCCGCTATGCAACAGACGGCGCATGCACGTCGATTCCAGCTCACCCCGACGCCAACATTTCTCCCCGCCTGTGCATGGCCGTCTATCCAGTTATTGAACGATTTGGATTAGTGTGGACTTCCCTGACAGGAGAACAAGATAACCTGCCTTATTTCGATGCGTGGGATGACCCTGATTTTCAGCAAATTGTTTGTCCGAGTTTTGATATCATGGGTTCAGCCGGTCGTCAAATGGAAGGCTTTTTAGACGTAGCTCATTTTGCTTGGGTTCACACGGACACGTTTGGCGATCGAAACAACGCTTTTGTGCCTAAATATAAAGTAAGCGAAACAGATTATGGGCTTCATGTAGAATATACGAGCACCGTGAGCAATTATTCTAAAGAACAGCAGCATTTAAATCCACCCGATTTTAAATGGCTTCGCGTCTTTGATGTTTATCCGCCGTTTACAGCTACATTAAAGGTTTACTTCCCGCAAGGCGCAGAGCTGTGGATTATGAACGCAGTCTCTCCTATTTCAGCCCGCGAAACGCGTTTATTCGCGCCAATCGCTCGAAACTTTGACAAAGATTCGAGTGTCGAAGGTGTGTATGACTTTAATCTTCGCGTCTTTGACGAAGACCGTGAAATGGTTGAAAACCAAAAGCCTGAAGACTTGCCTTTAGACCTGCAGATGGAAGCGCATATTATGGCTGATCAAACGTCCATTGGCTACCGGAA is a window of Priestia aryabhattai DNA encoding:
- a CDS encoding YwaF family protein codes for the protein MNRFFTCHPVQHSFQLFSVEHLVTLAIIVVIGACIFWCRKQLRRKMCVFGLLSFVLIASEVAYQAWEIDCHQWSAKTSLPLQLSDIVVLLAAVMLITKSRFLFYFVYFAGISSSVQAMITPDLGGYAYAQFRYVQFYVSHGGVVLACCVLIATCRYQPTFRSLWVSVLFVNLYGAFIYIMNRLIGANYLYMMKKPGHASLLDILGPHPWYLVWVEGIMILSFLVLYLPFWIHKKIKGDKSEINFVEEE
- a CDS encoding ABC transporter permease/substrate-binding protein, which translates into the protein MNTLSTLLDQRGDTLFQALLEHIQISVLALVIAVLISVPLGLYLTRHDRIAEPIIGVTAVLQTIPSLALLGLLIPLVGIGTFPAVIALFLYSLLPIVRNTYTGIKEVDPSLIEASKAMGMNSWRRLIKVELPLALPVIMAGIRTAMVLIIGTATIVALIGAGGLGSLILLGIDRSDNSLILLGAIPAALLALIFDGILRTIEHSAKKGSKKRSFIMIIVLILILVSPFAAMSATKPDLVIGGKIGAEQDILINMYKELIEDQTDMKVNLRSSLGKTVFVFEALRNKEIDLYPEYTGTAIVTHLKEQPDSKDETQVYNQAKEGFQKKFGLVYLDPMKFNNTYTLTVTKEFAKENNLTTISDLANARDKVKAGLTLEFKDREDGYVGIQKEYGLTFPNIKTMEPKLRYRAVEKGDINMLDAYATDPEIKQFGLKVLKDDQQFFPPYQGAPVLREDTLKEHPELKKILNQLGGKISDDEMREMNYQVNAKGKTAEEVAHQFLVKKGLIKE
- a CDS encoding ABC transporter ATP-binding protein is translated as MITFKNVSKQYPDGTTAVKNINLEIKEGEFFVLIGPSGCGKTTTLKMINRLHDITEGELYIKDKLVSDHNIHELRWNIGYVLQQIALFPHMTIAENIAIVPEMKHWKKNKIKKRIDELLTLVGLDPKQYRNRKPSELSGGQQQRVGVARALAADPPVILMDEPFSALDPLSREQLQQDVISLKEKIKKTFVFVTHDMSEAMTLGDRICLMKDGEIVQVGTPEEFIQKPKNEFVKTFIGNQGNALFETLDMFVKKSEQPDVEATEELASTATVQQAMDALYDHEAVAVKKGSKRIGVVTRKTLLAFLSDKMKEGGTL
- a CDS encoding aromatic ring-hydroxylating oxygenase subunit alpha; amino-acid sequence: MEQQPTMTKSKTATPYPRDCTFSLEDWTTLAKYWYPVARCSDVTEKPTSVKLLDVNLVLYRTTNKVVAARDLCVHRGTPLSMGWVEDDEIICPYHGFRYATDGACTSIPAHPDANISPRLCMAVYPVIERFGLVWTSLTGEQDNLPYFDAWDDPDFQQIVCPSFDIMGSAGRQMEGFLDVAHFAWVHTDTFGDRNNAFVPKYKVSETDYGLHVEYTSTVSNYSKEQQHLNPPDFKWLRVFDVYPPFTATLKVYFPQGAELWIMNAVSPISARETRLFAPIARNFDKDSSVEGVYDFNLRVFDEDREMVENQKPEDLPLDLQMEAHIMADQTSIGYRKLLKKMGLSFRYTS